A window from Erythrolamprus reginae isolate rEryReg1 chromosome 9, rEryReg1.hap1, whole genome shotgun sequence encodes these proteins:
- the FAHD1 gene encoding oxaloacetate tautomerase FAHD1, mitochondrial gives MAASKPIGRFWEWGKNIFCVGRNYAAHAKELKNDPPTEPIFFLKPSSAYVKEGHPIIQPYYCHKLHHEVELGVVIGKRAQAVPQEAAMGHVAGYALCLDMTARDTQEECKKKGLPWTLAKGFNTSCPVSDFVPKEKVPDPHQLTIWLKVNGELRQEGKTSSMIFTIPYIISYISGIVALEEGDIILTGSPEGVSAVQEKDEIEAGIEGLLSVCFQVARQKSWP, from the coding sequence ATGGCTGCTTCTAAGCCCATAGGCAGGTTCTGGGAATGGGGCAAGAACATCTTCTGCGTGGGGAGGAATTATGCAGCCCATGCCAAGGAGTTGAAGAATGACCCCCCCACTGAGCCGATCTTCTTCCTCAAGCCCTCCTCTGCCTACGTCAAGGAAGGCCATCCCATCATCCAGCCCTACTACTGTCATAAGCTGCACCACGAGGTAGAACTGGGCGTGGTGATTGGGAAGAGAGCCCAGGCCGTCCCTCAGGAAGCAGCCATGGGCCACGTGGCAGGCTATGCACTTTGCCTGGACATGACAGCCAGGGATACTCAGGAGGAGTGCAAGAAGAAAGGGCTTCCTTGGACTCTGGCCAAAGGATTCAATACCTCTTGTCCAGTGAGCGACTTTGTGCCCAAGGAGAAAGTCCCAGATCCACATCAGTTGACGATCTGGCTCAAAGTGAATGGAGAGTTGCGGCAAGAAGGGAAGACATCCAGCATGATTTTCACCATTCCGTACATCATCAGCTACATCAGTGGAATTGTTGCCTTGGAAGAAGGAGATATCATCTTAACGGGATCCCCCGAAGGTGTTTCTGCTGTGCAAGAGAAGGATGAAATTGAAGCTGGGATCGAGGGGCTGCTGAGTGTATGCTTTCAGGTAGCGCGGCAAAAAAGCTGGCCCTGA